The following are encoded together in the Drosophila takahashii strain IR98-3 E-12201 chromosome X, DtakHiC1v2, whole genome shotgun sequence genome:
- the RhoGAP18B gene encoding rho GTPase-activating protein 15 isoform X2 has product MAGDAENKRGYRTIFRSISQVFYANAKNSSSYNNPSNNNNNNNNNTSSYNNNSGWNTISDEGIGRLTVTLTSITLPTQTWSSTSPTISTCTTASAPSSSLSSGSSSSPLASRAARSAENISCSECGNPDPYHNSPKPPKDEGIPDNTSQNGDPKPMPVISSDQNQKLRASSMLDLTSNHRHQNALRIVPVTDILRAQQIQEDNEVQQTQQTTILQRFKSVSIGNLLDLPGEDDKKSIKNRMRMKFAVNSNVFRINRSPKSEKKSRPRRGQVNSLYLDEQKYPLFAAPLNSLELNMTDHPNVPRFVVDICAYIEQPECIEQDGLYRASGNKVLVDELRKKLTHLYDPRWLHTDDIHTLTSLHKQFFRELSAPLITQEAYERLGRSLNDDAAIERMSLAFDDMPEPNRSTLRFLIKHLTRVAAASASNRMPSTNLAIVWGPCLLSANQIQLDIGRMNMLAKVLIENYDRIFHPDNERLVC; this is encoded by the exons ATGGCCGGCGATGCGGAGAACAAAAGGGGCTATCGCACCATATTTCGCAGTATTTCCCAGGTGTTCTACGCCAATGCCAAAAACTCAAGCTCTTACAACAatcccagcaacaacaataacaacaacaacaacaacaccagcagttacaacaacaacagcggttGGAATACCATTAGTGACGAGGGAATCGGTCGGCTTACAGTGACGCTCACAAGCATAACACTACCCACACAGACATGGTCATCGACATCGCCAACGATCTCCACATGCACCACAGCATCGGCACCCTCCTCATCTTTATCGAGTGGGTCCTCATCGTCACCGTTGGCCAGTCGGGCAGCGAGATCGGCGGAGAATATATCCTGCAGCGAGTGCGGAAATCCAGATCCCTATCACAATAGCCCGAAACCCCCAAAGGATGAGGGCATACCGGATAATACCAGCCAAAATGGGGATCCAAAACCAATGCCAGTCATCAGTTCGGATCAAAATCAGAAGCTAAGGGCCAGTTCCATGCTAGACCTGACCTCCAACCATCGCCATCAGAACGCCTTGAGG ATTGTGCCAGTGACTGACATTCTGCGGGCGCAGCAGATCCAGGAGGACAATGAGGTGCAGCAGACGCAGCAGACCACGATTCTCCAGCGCTTCAAGAGCGTCTCCATCGGGAACCTGCTGGATCTGCCGGGCGAGGATGACAAGAAGTCCATCAAGAATCGCATGCGAATGAAGT TCGCCGTTAATAGCAATGTGTTTCGCAT CAACCGTTCGCCAAAGAGCGAGAAGAAGTCGCGTCCACGTCGTGGCCAGGTGAACAGCCTGTATCTCGACGAGCAGAAGTATCCACTCTTTGCGGCGCCCCTCAACAGCCTGGAGCTCAACATGACCGACCATCCGAATGTCCCCAGATTCGTGGTCGACATTTGTGCCTACATCGAGCAGCCGGAGTGCATCGAACAGGATGGTCTGTACCGGGCATCCGGCAATAAGGTCCTGGTCGACGAGCTGCGCAAGAAGCTGACCCACCTGTACGATCCCCGCTGGCTGCACACGGACGACATCCACACGCTGACCAGCCTGCACAAGCAGTTCTTCCGCGAGCTCTCCGCTCCGCTGATCACCCAGGAGGCCTACGAGCGCCTGGGCCGCAGCCTCAACGACGACGCGGCCATCGAGCGGATGAGCCTGGCCTTTGACGACATGCCCGAGCCGAATCGCTCCACACTGCGCTTCCTCATCAAGCACTTGACCAG agtGGCCGCTGCCAGCGCTTCGAATCGCATGCCGTCCACCAATCTGGCCATCGTTTGGGGTCCCTGTCTGCTCAGCGCCAATCAGATCCAGCTGGACATTGGACGCATGAACATGCTGGCCAAGGTGCTGATCGAGAACTACGATCGCATCTTTCACCCGGACAACGAGCGTCTCGTTTGCTAG
- the LOC108058167 gene encoding uncharacterized protein, whose protein sequence is MSEPQKAQLKEIYALLNKENPSGVITVEDLNAVMQHLGRRPSTEELREMVLAADSEGSGSVDFQRFCRMMIRAERELLLRESFQRFDRDGDGVLSAEELQLALEETLEEEPDRATVQEMMQEGDPNGTGFISYANFMQMALKYQEDE, encoded by the coding sequence ATGAGCGAACCACAGAAGGCGCAATTGAAGGAGATCTACGCCCTGTTGAACAAGGAGAATCCCTCGGGGGTCATCACCGTTGAGGATCTGAATGCCGTGATGCAGCACCTCGGTCGTCGTCCGAGTACCGAGGAGCTGCGCGAAATGGTCCTGGCCGCCGATTCCGAGGGCAGTGGATCCGTGGACTTCCAGCGCTTCTGCCGCATGATGATCCGCGCGGAAagggagctgctgctgcgcgaATCCTTCCAGCGCTTCGATCGCGATGGCGACGGCGTGCTCTCCGCCGAGGAACTGCAGCTGGCCCTGGAGGAGACCCTCGAGGAGGAGCCCGACCGGGCCACCGTCCAGGAGATGATGCAGGAGGGCGACCCCAACGGCACCGGGTTCATCTCCTATGCCAACTTCATGCAAATGGCCCTCAAGTACCAAGAGGATGAATAG
- the RhoGAP18B gene encoding uncharacterized protein RhoGAP18B isoform X1 — translation MPEQRKDINDNLRMDTHIYENLPSASLSPSPSPKGQLNLELRKYFPGETIYENLCRGCGYGVFAAQGRYCHFCQCIVSGGVVSPPPPAPPSPPLSPPTFAERESNIYENICDLCRGIYSDNERCQCQRSTATPTQTPTPTTPSTPPTKVKSRSLLGYSRSSAATLTRLFGSLKQLNRSSSLQRRIFQGSRTPTSNGGSLEIIHNVDEVFRTRETFDLQRICELKLQQQQQQQQLKSSQSDQHIYGRVREPEQEKRERKKPRVSRIRLLQDERAAASASSLYLNESICQWMTSLRRQVHHYEEGAWQQPKSVPARREHLSGEEHTVTLRRTKEEDEQSLIKDFKRKLQLQREALPKEELDKEQRRCAITAEFVNDYLSALSEENTQQVALIKGEPERESASALPQNSLLRLMQSLARSASLHVCVRGFLTAYDKSFSQWLWQQQQHKHKPINGYRRRERARDSVEWRLLLFFGFNDRRAPSERAISVSPVSPVSPEISKSDDVCAASRRRAIRTTRRTKSVGEEEGEGVSGGESSTNTNRSKNNNKHNNNDNIKALMAAPKPNGEAERPTSNNCNNNNNNCSSSNNNNNHSDDNETGNNNNNNGNNTSSCNVSEQQQQQQITQNCVIKVRRPAPKVPVRNPSTSLSNPRQTDEAMAKEKEQPDAEEDDEESIYQPIWQFKTLEPADQVVIEGALPAQDEDDEEEEDEDEEDDDEEEEEDLDDYGESLPSDPDADVLALQAAAVFAAGVRHKLSTSTLTKRSKLMLPTPLPSPTASMDQGAWETDMEFMYSRENKDADETLSLGSTVTNSTATMGSISSNGSSNARLLPPKDQDLIVSSQPAAEIVPLVHPILRNICIFYSQTEPKKYSAIFYDYHRSHVHQRFMTRIRRPAPPPPVSQVTPMTPLVTPTRNDDSGCSCEAEDQDQDLQLRPRSMAIPQPLKEEWERAVLAAGAVGGKRGVAPRAGRKLRVRSNARLLLTDSVLAWRETLQDFNCCEDEEDMIVPVTDILRAQQIQEDNEVQQTQQTTILQRFKSVSIGNLLDLPGEDDKKSIKNRMRMKFAVNSNVFRINRSPKSEKKSRPRRGQVNSLYLDEQKYPLFAAPLNSLELNMTDHPNVPRFVVDICAYIEQPECIEQDGLYRASGNKVLVDELRKKLTHLYDPRWLHTDDIHTLTSLHKQFFRELSAPLITQEAYERLGRSLNDDAAIERMSLAFDDMPEPNRSTLRFLIKHLTRVAAASASNRMPSTNLAIVWGPCLLSANQIQLDIGRMNMLAKVLIENYDRIFHPDNERLVC, via the exons ATGCCGGAGCAACGAAAGGACATAAACGATAACCTTAGAATGGATACGCACATTTACGAGAATTTGCCCTCCGCCTCCctttccccctccccctcccccaaaGGTCAGCTCAATTTGGAGTTGCGAAAGTATTTTCCGGGCGAAACGATCTACGAGAATTTGTGCCGTGGCTGCGGCTACGGGGTTTTTGCCGCCCAAGGACGCTACTGTCATTTCTGTCAGTGCATCGTGAGCGGTGGGGTGGTTAGTCCGCCGCCTCCTGCGCCCCCCTCACCGCCCCTTTCGCCGCCCACTTTCgcggagagagagagcaataTCTACGAGAATATCTGCGATTTGTGCCGCGGCATTTACAGTGACAACGAGCGGTGTCAGTGTCAAAGGTCAACAGCCACACCTACTCAAACCCCCACACCCACAACACCTTCCACCCCACCCACCAAGGTCAAGTCGCGCTCTCTTCTGGGCTACTCCCGGTCCAGTGCGGCGACCTTGACCCGTCTCTTCGGCTCTCTTAAGCAGCTGAACCGCTCTTCGTCGCTGCAGCGCCGCATCTTCCAGGGATCGAGGACACCGACCTCCAACGGTGGCTCCCTGGAGATCATCCACAACGTAGACGAGGTCTTCCGCACCCGAGAGACCTTTGACCTCCAGCGCATCTGCGAACtcaagctgcagcagcagcagcagcagcagcaacttaaGAGCAGCCAGAGCGATCAGCACATCTACGGTCGCGTAAGAGAGCCCGAGCAAGAGAAGAGAGAGCGCAAGAAGCCGCGTGTCTCTCGCATTCGCCTGCTGCAGGACGAAAGAGCGGCCGCCTCCGCATCATCCTTGTATCTCAACGAGAGCATCTGCCAGTGGATGACGTCACTGCGCAGGCAGGTGCACCACTAcgaggagggggcgtggcagcagcCCAAGAGTGTACCGGCGCGAAGAGAGCATCTCAGCGGCGAAGAGCACACGGTCACGCTGCGAAGGACCAAGGAAGAGGATGAGCAGAGCCTGATCAAGGACTTTAAGAGaaagctgcagctgcagagAGAGGCGCTGCCGAAGGAAGAGTTGGATAAAGAGCAGCGACGATGCGCCATCACAGCCGAGTTTGTGAATGACTACCTAAGCGCTCTTAGCGAAGAGAACACGCAACAAGTGGCTTTGATTAAAGGGGAACCAGAAAGAGAGAGTGCTAGTGCGCTGCCCCAAAACTCTCTCTTACGCCTAATGCAGAGCCTCGCTCGCTCCGCCAGCCTgcacgtgtgtgtgcgtggctTTCTCACCGCCTATGACAAATCGTTCAGCCAGTGGttgtggcagcaacaacaacacaaacacaaaccgaTCAACGGTTATCGCCGCCGCGAGAGAGCGCGTGACTCAGTTGAATGGCGCCTGCTTCTCTTCTTCGGCTTCAACGATCGCCGAGCTCCCAGCGAACGGGCGATTTCAGTTTCGCCCGTTTCGCCAGTTTCGCCGGAGATTTCAAAAAGTGACGACGTGTGTGCTGCATCGCGGCGTCGCGCGATTCGAACTACGAGGCGAACTAAGAGCGTGGGAGAGGAAGAGGGAGAGGGTGTAAGCGGGGGCGAGAGCTCCACCAACACCAATAGGagcaaaaacaataataagcATAACAACAACGACAATATCAAAGCTTTGATGGCGGCGCCAAAGCCAAACGGCGAGGCAGAGCGCCCCACAagcaacaactgcaacaataacaacaacaattgcagcagcagcaacaacaacaacaatcacaGCGATGACAATGAaaccggcaacaacaacaacaacaacggcaacaacaCCAGCAGTTGCAATGTCagcgagcaacaacaacaacagcaaatcaCACAG AATTGCGTGATAAAAGTTCGGCGACCGGCGCCCAAAGTTCCGGTTCGTAATCCCAGCACTTCCTTGAGCAATCCCCGCCAGACGGACGAGGCGATGGCCAAGGAGAAGGAGCAACCAGATGCCGAGGAGGATGATGAGGAATCCATTTACCAACCCATTTGGCAGTTCAAGACCCTGGAACCCGCCGATCAGGTGGTCATCGAAGGTGCTCTTCCAGCACAGGACGAAgatgatgaggaggaggaggatgaagatgaggaggacgacgacgaggaggaggaggaggatctggACGACTACGGCGAGTCGCTGCCCTCGGATCCCGATGCCGATGTGCTGGCCCTCCAGGCGGCGGCCGTCTTTGCCGCCGGAGTCCGGCACAAGCTATCCACCTCGACGCTGACCAAGCGCTCCAAGCTGATGCTGCCCACGCCCCTGCCCTCGCCCACCGCCTCCATGGACCAGGGGGCCTGGGAGACGGACATGGAGTTCATGTACTCGCGGGAGAACAAGGATGCCGATGAAACACTCAGCTTGGGCAGCACGGTGACGAATAGCACGGCTACGATGGGTTCCATCAGtagcaacggcagcagcaacgcCAGGCTGCTGCCACCAAAGGATCAGGATCTGATAGTCAGTTCCCAGCCAGCGGCGGAAATTGTGCCCCTCGTGCATCCGATCCTCAGGAACATCTGCATCTTCTACAGCCAAACGGAGCCCAAGAAGTACAGCGCTATATTCTACGACTACCATCGATCGCATGTCCATCAGCGTTTCATGACCCGCATTCGTCGACCGGCGCCACCGCCACCCGTCTCACAGGTGACCCCGATGACCCCGTTGGTGACCCCAACCCGCAACGATGACAGTGGCTGCAGTTGCGAGGCggaggatcaggatcaggatctTCAACTCCGCCCCCGATCTATGGCCATCCCGCAACCGCTCAAGGAGGAGTGGGAGCGGGCCGTGCTGGCCGCGGGGGCGGTGGGCGGCAAGAGGGGCGTGGCTCCGCGGGCGGGACGCAAACTGAGGGTCCGCTCCAATGCGAGGCTGCTGCTCACGGATTCGGTGCTGGCGTGGCGGGAAACGCTGCAGGATTTCAACTGCTGCGAGGACGAAGAGGACATG ATTGTGCCAGTGACTGACATTCTGCGGGCGCAGCAGATCCAGGAGGACAATGAGGTGCAGCAGACGCAGCAGACCACGATTCTCCAGCGCTTCAAGAGCGTCTCCATCGGGAACCTGCTGGATCTGCCGGGCGAGGATGACAAGAAGTCCATCAAGAATCGCATGCGAATGAAGT TCGCCGTTAATAGCAATGTGTTTCGCAT CAACCGTTCGCCAAAGAGCGAGAAGAAGTCGCGTCCACGTCGTGGCCAGGTGAACAGCCTGTATCTCGACGAGCAGAAGTATCCACTCTTTGCGGCGCCCCTCAACAGCCTGGAGCTCAACATGACCGACCATCCGAATGTCCCCAGATTCGTGGTCGACATTTGTGCCTACATCGAGCAGCCGGAGTGCATCGAACAGGATGGTCTGTACCGGGCATCCGGCAATAAGGTCCTGGTCGACGAGCTGCGCAAGAAGCTGACCCACCTGTACGATCCCCGCTGGCTGCACACGGACGACATCCACACGCTGACCAGCCTGCACAAGCAGTTCTTCCGCGAGCTCTCCGCTCCGCTGATCACCCAGGAGGCCTACGAGCGCCTGGGCCGCAGCCTCAACGACGACGCGGCCATCGAGCGGATGAGCCTGGCCTTTGACGACATGCCCGAGCCGAATCGCTCCACACTGCGCTTCCTCATCAAGCACTTGACCAG agtGGCCGCTGCCAGCGCTTCGAATCGCATGCCGTCCACCAATCTGGCCATCGTTTGGGGTCCCTGTCTGCTCAGCGCCAATCAGATCCAGCTGGACATTGGACGCATGAACATGCTGGCCAAGGTGCTGATCGAGAACTACGATCGCATCTTTCACCCGGACAACGAGCGTCTCGTTTGCTAG
- the Obp18a gene encoding uncharacterized protein Obp18a — protein sequence MKVAQSFVLLWICLIATCELPGCLAQDSCMTKNNVTSAELEAISPSTPISDVSLAVKCYSRCVLDEYIGDDGRIDLEKVGSRGNKQEHIILAQCKQRYDDVTDRLGCDYSFLMLRCLFKSPTSETRPINLI from the exons ATGAAGGTTGCCCAAAGCTTCGTTCTACTATGGATTTGCCTGATAGCTACG TGCGAGTTGCCTGGCTGCCTTGCCCAAGACTCTTGCATGACGAAGAACAATGTGACCAGCGCCGAACTGGAGGCCATTTCACCATCCACTCCCATTTCTGATGTTTCCTTGGCTGTCAAATGCTACAGCAGGTGTGTGCTCGATGAGTACATCGGCGATGATGGGAGGATCGATCTGGAGAAGGTGGGAAGTCGAGGAAACAAACAGGAGCATATTATTCTCGCCCAGTGTAAGCAGCGATACGATGACGTCACCGATCGGCTCGGATGCGACTATTCATTTCTGATGCTCCGGTGTTTGTTTAAGAGCCCAACGAGCGAAACTCGACCAATTAACCTTATATAA
- the tgy gene encoding glycoprotein-N-acetylgalactosamine 3-beta-galactosyltransferase 1: MAGEYITLESPSVYPAGGKLRPARRLSTNHLVLLTLLVGSSLIITYAYWDVMMLTAGALPLARIDPTGLSNETLAEKLYREVRILCWVLTTPKYHKSRAVHVLRTWGKRCNKIYFMTSEPDDELPTVVLTKPDRYEVLWGKTKEAFTHIHENMRDEADWFIKADDDTYVFLENLRYMLYPYSPEIPIYFGFNYKMIGNHQKNESYMSGGSGYVLSREALKIFAEGLNDTAKCRQQDDSAEDVEMGKCLFNLGVKAGDSRDEQLRNRFYPIAPFGALLSGNVGIDFWLYKYAYYNARSCMDCLSEYPVAFHYVNSKQLYVYEYFNYQLQLAGRQQVAERLPERIREEDLVIPESDNPVT; this comes from the exons ATGGCCGGCGAGTATATCACACTGGAGAGTCCGTCAGTTTACCCGGCGGGCGGGAAACTCCGTCCGGCTCGGCGACTTTCCACCAATCACCTGGTTCTGCTGACCCTCCTGGTGGGCAGTTCGCTAATCATCACCTACGCCTACTGGGATGTGATGATGCTGACCGCCGGCGCTTTGCCCTTGGCCAGAATCGATCCCACTGGACTGTCCAACGAAACGCTGGCCGAGAAGCTCTACCGGGAGGTGAGGATCCTGTGCTGGGTGCTCACCACACCTAAGTATCACAAATCGAGGGCCGTCCACGTGCTGCGCACCTGGGGCAAGCGCTGCAACAAGATCTACTTCATGACCTCGGAGCCGGATGACGAGCTGCCCACCGTGGTGCTGACCAAGCCGGACCGCTACGAGGTCCTCTGGGGCAAGACCAAGGAGGCCTTCACCCACATCCACGAAAATATGCGCGACGAGGCCGATTGGTTCATCAAGGCGGATGATGACAC cTACGTATTTTTGGAGAATTTGCGCTACATGCTCTACCCCTATTCCCCGGAAATCCCTATTTATTTTGGATTCAATTACAAGATGATCGGCAATCACCAGAAGAACGAG TCGTACATGTCCGGGGGCAGTGGCTACGTGCTGAGCCGCGAGGCTCTGAAGATCTTCGCCGAGGGCCTCAACGACACCGCCAAGTGCCGCCAGCAGGACGATTCCGCCGAGGACGTGGAGATGGGCAAATGCCTGTTTAATCTCGGCGTTAAGGCCGGCGATTCCCGGGACGAGCAGTTGCGCAACCGATTCTATCCGATTGCCCCCTTCGGAGCGCTTCTTTCGGGCAACGTGGGCATAGACTTTTGGCTCTACAAATACGCCTACTACAACGCAAGATCG TGCATGGACTGCCTGTCCGAGTACCCGGTGGCCTTCCACTATGTGAACAGCAAGCAGCTGTACGTGTACGAGTACTTCAACTACCAGCTCCAGTTGGCCGGAAGGCAGCAGGTGGCGGAGCGGCTGCCCGAAAGGATCAGGGAGGAGGACCTGGTCATCCCCGAGAGCGACAATCCGGTGACCTAG